Proteins encoded within one genomic window of Camelina sativa cultivar DH55 chromosome 19, Cs, whole genome shotgun sequence:
- the LOC104766616 gene encoding calmodulin-binding receptor-like cytoplasmic kinase 3, which produces MDGYDLSFTRLVFTTALLGLLTLLHIKETASASFVGCLSDNLTYTKPYQQGSLFTINGNPVDKARFCQAIRFHKAKGCIFGDSFGDDICTVHHLLGRRFLEEKSAESNEAGFEHDHVKVSMAASGFLLLCCALCCPCFHKERKANSHEVLPKESNSVHQVSSFEMSPSSEKIPPSPFRAPPSPSRVPQSPSRYAMSPRPSRLGPLNLTMTQIAAATGNFAESHQIGEGGFGVVYKGYLDDGQVVAIKRAKKEHFENLRTEFKSEVDLLSKIGHRNLVKLLGYVDKGDERLIITEYVRNGTLREHLDGTSGTKLNFNQRLEIVIDVCHGLTYLHSYAERQIIHRDIKSSNILLTDSMRAKVADFGFARGGPTDSNQTHILTQVKGTVGYLDPEYMRTYQLTAKSDVYSFGILLVEILTGRRPVEAKRPHDERITVRWAFDKYNEGKVYELVDPNARERVDEKILRKMFSLAFQCAAPTKKERPDMEAVGKQLWAIRSSYLRRSMV; this is translated from the exons ATGGATGGATATGATTTGAGCTTCACAAGATTGGTGTTTACTACGGCTTTGTTGGGTCTTTTAACGTTATTGCATATCAAGGAAACTGCATCAGCATCATTTGTGGGTTGTCTCTCTGATAACTTGACATACACAAAGCCTTATCAACAAGGGAGTTTGTTCACAATTAACGGGAATCCTGTGGACAAAGCCCGATTTTGCCAAGCTATACGGTTTCACAAAGCCAAAGGTTGTATCTTTGGGGATTCTTTCGGCGATGACATCTGCACAGTTCACCATCTACTAG GGAGAAggtttttggaagaaaaatctGCTGAGAGTAATGAGGCTGGATTTGAACATGACCATGTTAAAGTCAGCATGGCAGCAAGCGGGTTTCTTCTCTTGTGTTGTGCGCTCTGTTGTCCTTGCTTCCATAAGGAGAGGAAAGCAAATAGTCATGAAGTTCTACCCAAGGAATCTAACTCAG TGCACCAAGTTTCCTCTTTTGAAATGAGCCCTTCTTCTGAGAAGATCCCGCCAAGTCCGTTCCGGGCACCACCAAGTCCGTCCCGTGTACCGCAAAGTCCATCTAGATATGCTATGTCCCCGAGACCTAGTAGACTAGGACCCTTGAATCTGACCATGACTCAGATTGCTGCAGCAACTGGCAATTTCGCGGAAAGTCATCAAATTGGTGAAGGAGGCTTTGGGGTTGTCTATAAGGGCTACCTTGATGATGGCCAGGTGGTTGCCATTAAACGAGCAAAAAAG GAACATTTTGAGAATCTGCGAACAGAATTCAAAAGTGAAGTTGACCTTTTGTCCAAAATAGGCCATCGAAATCTAGTGAAGCTTCTTGGCTATGTTGATAAAGGAGACGAGCGGCTTATCATAACCGAGTATGTCAGAAATGGTACACTCCGGGAACATTTGGATG GTACTAGTGGAACCAAACTTAATTTCAATCAAAGGTTGGAGATTGTGATTGATGTCTGCCATGGATTGACTTATCTCCATTCGTATGCAG AAAGACAGATAATACACCGTGACATAAAATCCTCCAACATTCTCCTCACGGATAGCATGAGAGCCAAAGTGGCAGACTTTGGGTTTGCAAGAGGCGGTCCTACTGACTCGAACCAGACCCACATTTTAACACAAGTGAAAGGAACAGTTGGTTATCTAGATCCTGAGTACATGAGGACTTATCAGCTCACTGCGAAAAGCGATGTTTACTCGTTCGGGATTTTGCTTGTGGAAATACTCACAGGCCGTCGCCCAGTAGAAGCCAAGAGACCTCATGATGAGAGGATTACGGTTCGATGG GCATTCGACAAGTACAATGAAGGGAAAGTGTATGAACTGGTGGATCCGAACGCGAGGGAACGAGTGGACGAGAAGATACTAAGGAAGATGTTCAGTTTGGCATTTCAATGTGCTGCTCCTACAAAAAAAGAGCGCCCGGACATGGAAGCTGTTGGGAAGCAGCTTTGGGCTATAAGATCCAGTTATCTTAGGCGCTCAAtggtataa
- the LOC104767934 gene encoding monogalactosyldiacylglycerol synthase 3, chloroplastic — translation MMQVASPRTRSDSITEKVFRRVYSNFNISTVEDDDYIHCRRSSDYERVSLRKKGFQEKEVVMEMEQMGAERIKTVLILMSDTGGGHRASAEAIRDAFKIEFGDDYRIIIKDVWKEYTGWPLNDMERQYKFMVKHVGLWSVAFHGTSPKWIHKSYLSALAAYYAKEIEAGLMEYKPDIIISVHPLMQHIPLWVMKWQGLHKKVIFVTVITDLNTCHRTWFHHGVSRCYCPSKEVAKRALVDGLDDSQIRVFGLPVRPSFPRTIINKDELRRELEIDLNLPAVLLMGGGEGMGPVQKTAKALGDSLYNSKEIKPIGQLIVICGRNKVLASALASYEWKIPVKVRGFETQMQKWMGACDCIITKAGPGTIAEALICGLPIILND, via the exons ATGATGCAAGTGGCCTCTCCTCGTACACGGTCGGATTCAATCACTGAGAAGGTGTTCCGACGAGTCTACAGCAATTTTAACATCTCCACGGTCGAGGATGATGACTACATCCATTGTCGGAGATCAAGTGATTACGAGAGAGTGAGTCTAAGAAAGAAAGGGTTCCAAGAAAAGGAAGTGGTTATGGAGATGGAGCAGATGGGAGCAGAGAGGATCAAAACTGTTCTTATTCTCATGAGTGATACAGGCGGTGGCCACCGTGCCTCCGCCGAAGCTATCCGTGACGCTTTCAAGATTGAGTTCGGAGATGATTACCGg aTAATCATAAAAGATGTTTGGAAAGAATACACTGGATGGCCATTGAATGACATGGAGAGACAGTACAAGTTCATGGTGAAACATGTTGGTCTTTGGTCAGTCGCGTTTCATGGTACCTCTCCCAAATGGATCCACAAAAGTTATCTCAGTGCTCTTGCCGCATATTATGCCAA AGAAATAGAGGCCGGTTTAATGGAGTACAAACCGGACATTATTATTAGCGTGCATCCATTGATGCAACACATCCCATTGTGGGTAATGAAATGGCAAGGACTTCATAAGAAAGTCATTTTCGTGACGGTCATCACTGATCTAAACACTTGTCACCGTACATG GTTCCATCATGGAGTCAGCAGATGTTATTGTCCGTCCAAAGAGGTCGCTAAGAGAGCATTAGTAGACGGCCTTGATGACTCTCAAATCCGTGTCTTTGGCTTACCCGTCCGCCCATCATTTCCCCGAACTATTATCAACAAG GATGAACTAAGGAGAGAGCTTGAAATAGACTTAAATCTACCTGCGGTTCTATTAATGGGAGGCGGTGAAGGAATGGGTCCGGTTCAGAAAACCGCTAAAGCCCTCGGGGATTCCTTATACAACTCTAAAGAAATAAAGCCAATAGGACAATTAATTGTCATATGCGGCCGGAACAAAGTTCTTGCCTCTGCATTAGCATCCTATGAATGGAAGATTCCCGTCAAG GTTCGAGGGTTTGAAACACAAATGCAAAAATGGATGGGAGCTTGTGATTGTATCATCACAAAG GCTGGTCCAGGTACAATCGCGGAAGCATTGATATGTGGTCTCCCAATTATCCTCAATGAC